From a single Hypomesus transpacificus isolate Combined female chromosome 14, fHypTra1, whole genome shotgun sequence genomic region:
- the LOC124477197 gene encoding insulin-like growth factor 1 receptor: MRSRTERDSSTLFWGLMLSVSTLFIWSGNGEICGPSIDIRNDINEFKRLDNCTVVEGYLQILLISDKTNNLNQEHFRTLSFPKLRVITDYLLLFRVSGLDSLSTLFPNLNVIRGRNLFYNYALVIFEMTSLKDIGLYNLRNITRGAIRIEKNPELCYLDSVDWSLIMDAEFNNFIAGNKQSKECGDLCPGIMEDSPQCTQTSFNDNYSYRCWTSNHCQKGKSCLGVSWFPPPSVGEVMRDESTSHRLGLCTLRPSLGLLGFYTFRIDLLPENEIGLWSFFFGFRVSSLSNNWGIRKCLCMGIFTVSLWSVVFLSQRGGLQTLKHSAIMLFLGGPRDQSHESLQCFSLISIMLEDCQQASENISFLFIIASFPLDLICFWGLKILA; the protein is encoded by the coding sequence tcTGTGGTCCGAGTATTGACATCCGGAATGACATCAACGAGTTCAAGCGCCTGGATAACTGCACGGTGGTGGAGGGCTACCTGCAGATCCTCCTCATCTCCGACAAGACCAACAACCTCAACCAGGAGCACTTCCGCACGCTCAGTTTCCCCAAGCTGCGGGTCATCACCGACTACCTGCTCCTGTTCAGGGTCTCCGGCCTGGACAGCCTCAGCACCCTCTTCCCCAACCTCAATGTCATCCGGGGTCGCAACCTCTTCTACAACTATGCCCTGGTGATCTTCGAGATGACCAGCCTGAAGGACATCGGCCTGTACAACCTGAGGAACATCACCCGGGGAGCCATCAGGATCGAGAAGAACCCCGAGCTCTGCTACCTGGACTCAGTGGACTGGTCGCTCATCATGGACGCCGAGTTCAACAACTTCATAGCGGGGAACAAGCAGTCCAAGGAATGTGGGGATCTGTGTCCAGGCATCATGGAGGACTCCCCCCAGTGCACCCAGACCAGCTTTAACGACAACTACAGCTACCGCTGCTGGACGTCCAACCACTGTCAGAAAGGTAAGAGCTGCCTGGGGGTGTCTTGGTTCCCCCCTCCCTCGGTTGGGGAGGTCATGAGAGACGAATCAACCTCACACAGACTAGGGTTGTGCACACTACGACCCTCTTTAGGTTTGCTGGGTTTTTACACGTTCCGCATTGATCTGCTGCCCGAAAATGAGATTGGTTTGTGGTCATTTTTCTTTGGTTTCAGGGTAAGTTCATTATCTAATAACTGGGGTATTAggaagtgtttgtgtatggGGATTTTTACTGTGAGTTTATGGTCAGTTGTGTTCTTGAGCCAGCGAGGTGGGTTGCAGACCCTCAAACACTCTGCCATAAtgctttttttggggggtcccAGGGATCAATCCCACGAATCCCTTCAGTGTTTTTCCTTAATTTCCATTATGCTTGAGGATTGTCAACAGGCCAGTGAAAACATTTCATTTCTGTTTATTATAGCGAGCTTTCCTTTAGATCTAATCTGTTTTTGGGGGTTGAAGATACTTGCATAA